Proteins encoded in a region of the Orenia metallireducens genome:
- a CDS encoding C45 family autoproteolytic acyltransferase/hydolase: protein MKARIFNHKVFITLILFLIIILFRINNNSLQEYNQSNDLKPIIIDKNRRVFGKGELRYNYGVPYLKLSGSNFEMGLQYGVLMREEIHSIYQKLNDYKEEFISNTSWYIRPFGNTYLDLKLKFMQNRIPKEYRRELQGLALGAGITYGEALFSALAPELFGFGCSTFLKRLGDRLIMARNFDISPDFLADYPIVIDFNPVNNGNFKSFGIVGVLGVITGMNQEGLGVTLNAVKTAEVNKSDEIPILYKTRRILENSTNLKEVEGRLEDYNSDLGWEMIVGSAKEDNGVIYDLFGSELRKSPLNQRDSLLTTNFFLNQEMRHKYMEVSVAEHPNNIGRYENIEGNLRDNNVEKINDIINILADIDFYKYKDNLDFSMLTFTANKYSTLQTIIMDLTKREGYFANAKGYSAFAPFYKYGWSFADIELYREEDKQIRELAQSLGHKYNQLLKIYQNKQYQNLLQKIDITKNDISLVELDLLFKVWKENKDIVDENQLLEAIDFNLQRYRDFSLLYIMKGRILVYLGQISQGIKSLNQALDLASDYSAYKVKIYSYLAEGYFKLNNKEKASEYASKCINLIQKFAVGTLEEELSSQVDKYID, encoded by the coding sequence ATGAAGGCGAGAATATTTAATCATAAAGTTTTTATAACTTTAATATTATTTTTAATTATAATTTTATTTAGGATAAATAACAATTCATTACAGGAGTATAATCAAAGTAATGACTTAAAGCCTATTATAATAGATAAAAATAGGAGAGTATTTGGCAAAGGTGAACTTAGATATAATTATGGTGTACCCTATTTAAAGTTATCAGGAAGTAACTTTGAAATGGGATTACAGTATGGGGTGTTAATGAGAGAAGAGATACATAGTATTTATCAGAAATTAAATGATTATAAAGAGGAGTTTATTTCAAATACTTCATGGTATATTAGACCCTTTGGTAATACATATTTAGATTTAAAGTTAAAGTTTATGCAGAATCGAATTCCTAAAGAGTATAGAAGAGAGCTACAGGGATTGGCCCTTGGGGCAGGAATAACTTATGGAGAAGCATTGTTTTCAGCCTTGGCTCCAGAATTATTTGGTTTTGGATGTTCTACTTTCTTAAAAAGGTTGGGTGATCGGTTAATAATGGCTAGAAATTTTGATATTTCTCCTGATTTTTTAGCTGATTATCCCATTGTAATAGATTTTAATCCTGTAAATAATGGTAATTTTAAGAGTTTTGGCATTGTAGGGGTATTAGGAGTAATTACTGGGATGAACCAAGAAGGGTTGGGGGTTACTTTAAATGCGGTTAAAACTGCAGAAGTAAATAAATCAGATGAGATACCTATTCTATATAAGACTAGGAGAATATTAGAGAATTCTACTAATCTTAAAGAAGTAGAGGGGAGACTAGAGGATTATAACTCAGATCTTGGTTGGGAGATGATAGTAGGAAGTGCTAAAGAGGATAATGGAGTAATTTATGATCTTTTTGGAAGTGAGCTTAGAAAGAGTCCTCTTAATCAAAGAGATAGTCTTTTAACAACAAACTTCTTTTTAAATCAAGAGATGCGCCATAAATATATGGAGGTATCTGTAGCTGAGCATCCCAATAATATAGGTAGATATGAGAATATTGAAGGGAATTTAAGAGATAATAATGTAGAGAAGATTAATGATATTATAAATATCTTAGCAGATATCGATTTTTACAAATATAAGGATAACTTAGATTTTAGTATGCTTACCTTTACTGCTAATAAATATAGTACATTGCAGACAATTATTATGGATTTAACAAAAAGAGAAGGATACTTTGCTAATGCTAAAGGATATTCAGCCTTTGCTCCCTTTTATAAATATGGTTGGAGTTTTGCTGATATAGAACTCTACAGAGAAGAGGATAAGCAGATAAGAGAGTTAGCTCAAAGTTTAGGGCATAAATATAATCAGCTTTTAAAGATTTATCAAAATAAGCAATATCAAAATTTATTGCAGAAGATAGATATTACAAAGAATGATATTTCCCTTGTTGAACTAGACCTCTTATTTAAAGTTTGGAAAGAGAATAAAGATATTGTTGATGAGAATCAGTTATTGGAAGCTATAGATTTTAATTTACAAAGGTATCGTGATTTTAGTCTACTTTATATTATGAAAGGTAGGATATTAGTTTATCTAGGTCAAATTAGCCAAGGGATTAAGTCTTTAAATCAGGCTTTAGATTTAGCCAGTGATTATTCAGCTTATAAAGTTAAGATATATAGTTATCTTGCTGAAGGATATTTTAAATTGAATAATAAGGAAAAGGCATCTGAGTATGCCAGTAAATGTATT